The following proteins are encoded in a genomic region of Acetobacter oryzoeni:
- a CDS encoding L-threonylcarbamoyladenylate synthase, with translation MTNLLDASSSGLQTAARILREGGLVAFGTETVYGLGGDATQPKTVARIFEAKNRPRFNPLISHFADAQAAFTQVVANPLAHKLAEAFWPGPLTLILPRAPHSTVSDLAADGLPTLAVRVPKGETVQALLKLVQRPIAAPSANRSGRISPSDAAHVLEELDGRIDAVLDSGPCQVGVESTVLDISNPKRPTLLRPGGITLEALQAVCGTIFMPETEVDAAPASPGRLLSHYAPHLPVRLNAVDVAPDEALLAFGNTQPSGATISWNLSASGNLEEAAARLFTGLRTLDKQGQSHHLRGIAVQPIPQHGLGLAIQDRLNRAAAPRPALPPEDLPA, from the coding sequence GACCAACCTTCTGGATGCCTCCTCCTCTGGCCTTCAAACAGCTGCCCGCATTCTGCGCGAAGGTGGCCTGGTGGCGTTTGGAACAGAAACTGTTTACGGCCTTGGCGGAGATGCCACGCAGCCCAAAACCGTGGCCCGGATTTTTGAAGCCAAAAACCGCCCGCGCTTTAACCCGCTTATCAGCCACTTTGCAGATGCACAGGCCGCCTTCACTCAGGTTGTTGCCAACCCGCTTGCTCATAAACTGGCAGAGGCATTCTGGCCCGGCCCGCTTACGCTTATTCTGCCCCGCGCGCCCCACAGCACGGTAAGTGATCTGGCCGCCGATGGCCTGCCCACCTTGGCTGTGCGCGTGCCTAAGGGGGAAACCGTGCAGGCGTTGCTTAAGCTGGTGCAACGCCCCATTGCAGCACCTTCTGCCAACCGTTCGGGCCGCATCAGCCCCTCTGATGCCGCGCATGTGTTGGAGGAACTGGATGGCCGTATTGATGCCGTGCTGGATAGTGGCCCCTGCCAAGTTGGTGTGGAAAGCACCGTGCTGGATATTTCCAACCCTAAACGCCCCACCCTGTTGCGCCCCGGCGGCATTACGCTGGAAGCCCTGCAAGCCGTTTGCGGCACCATCTTTATGCCGGAAACTGAGGTAGATGCCGCCCCGGCATCTCCCGGCAGGCTGCTTTCACATTACGCACCGCACCTTCCCGTGCGGCTTAACGCTGTTGACGTTGCGCCAGATGAAGCCCTGTTGGCCTTTGGCAACACACAGCCCAGCGGTGCCACCATAAGCTGGAATCTGAGTGCAAGTGGCAATCTGGAAGAAGCCGCCGCCCGCCTGTTTACCGGCCTACGCACGCTGGATAAACAAGGCCAGAGCCACCATTTGCGTGGCATTGCAGTACAACCCATTCCGCAGCATGGGCTTGGACTTGCCATACAGGATAGGCTGAACCGTGCGGCAGCACCGCGCCCTGCCCTGCCCCCGGAAGACTTGCCCGCATGA